The Aquiluna sp. KACHI24 genome contains a region encoding:
- a CDS encoding ABC transporter permease subunit: MLTTALIAVVSSGLSVAVGLPIGFWLSALPPTYARAVATLVTVPFLLPPFLVGISVSIYTSELEVNSTNGMFLVLIAHTLMNAGFIARVVASKSLERDQIDAARLDGASNFQMRRLIQIPQLLPSVASAALLVALYSSTSYGLVLTLTDGKVQTLETQISLSALQYLDLDQASVLALMQTGLTILFFIAATRFSAQPGSLSEIEQSPINPGLPSRLSGVLFCSAVLMVLLAVLLRSNWGDGIVANLNNLGSKGTRSLLNISVLEAAINSARNALLVIALVTPIAWVLAKRKKPRLIAILPAGLSPVVLGLAALAISGYIPREITSGWLLLPLVQVLFALPICYQVLHPARQNFELEQREAAALDGAGKLKSFWFIELPQLRRSTALAASFAGLTSLGEFGAASFLAFGSNETLPIVMYQLAGRPGGDNYGMVMVAAAIYILLTAWIVWLLAKPAKTHS; this comes from the coding sequence TTGCTCACCACCGCCCTAATCGCGGTGGTGAGCTCTGGCTTGAGCGTGGCAGTGGGTTTGCCGATTGGTTTTTGGCTTTCGGCTTTACCACCAACTTATGCGCGAGCGGTAGCCACGCTGGTGACGGTTCCGTTCTTGCTTCCACCATTCTTGGTTGGAATTTCAGTATCGATTTACACCAGCGAGCTCGAAGTGAATTCCACAAATGGAATGTTTCTTGTGCTGATTGCACACACACTAATGAATGCCGGTTTCATTGCAAGGGTGGTGGCCTCCAAATCTTTGGAGCGTGACCAAATTGATGCTGCGAGGCTGGACGGGGCGTCTAACTTTCAGATGCGCAGGCTTATCCAAATTCCACAGCTATTACCTTCAGTGGCGAGCGCGGCTTTGCTAGTAGCGCTTTACTCCTCAACCTCCTACGGTCTTGTGCTGACTCTCACTGATGGCAAAGTTCAGACGCTAGAGACCCAGATTTCATTGAGTGCACTTCAGTATCTGGATCTGGATCAGGCAAGTGTTCTCGCTCTGATGCAAACCGGACTAACGATTCTCTTCTTCATTGCAGCAACAAGATTCAGTGCACAGCCGGGATCTTTGTCTGAGATTGAACAAAGTCCTATCAACCCCGGATTGCCATCTCGGCTATCAGGGGTGCTGTTCTGCTCCGCCGTCCTCATGGTTCTACTAGCGGTGTTGCTCCGATCGAATTGGGGCGACGGGATTGTGGCAAACCTGAACAACCTTGGCTCAAAAGGAACTAGGTCCTTGCTGAACATCTCTGTTCTAGAAGCGGCAATAAATAGCGCAAGAAACGCACTTCTGGTGATCGCACTGGTTACTCCGATTGCTTGGGTACTAGCAAAGCGAAAGAAACCAAGGCTAATCGCGATTCTTCCAGCAGGCCTATCTCCGGTAGTCCTGGGATTAGCGGCTTTGGCCATTTCTGGCTACATACCCAGGGAGATAACCAGTGGTTGGCTACTACTTCCTCTGGTTCAGGTCTTGTTCGCTCTGCCCATCTGCTATCAGGTGTTGCATCCTGCTCGGCAAAACTTTGAACTGGAGCAAAGGGAAGCAGCGGCACTAGATGGCGCTGGAAAGTTGAAGAGCTTTTGGTTCATAGAGCTTCCTCAACTTAGAAGATCGACTGCCCTCGCCGCATCATTCGCTGGGCTGACCTCGCTGGGGGAATTCGGAGCGGCCAGCTTCCTAGCCTTTGGATCTAACGAGACCTTGCCGATAGTCATGTATCAATTGGCTGGTCGACCGGGAGGCGATAACTATGGAATGGTGATGGTCGCAGCAGCAATTTATATTCTGCTAACGGCATGGATTGTTTGGCTTTTGGCTAAGCCCGCGAAAACTCACAGTTGA
- a CDS encoding thiamine ABC transporter substrate-binding protein: protein MKKIALLAISILTLSGCASEPIETTKVRLATHDSFVMTDELISEFEESTGYELEIVKVGDTGTLTNQLVLTKDAPIADAVYGIDNTFLPVATETQLAEEFAPINYGDVCFNYDAEWFEANKVTTPTSWRDLGNEEYKNLTVISNPILSSPGMAFLATTHAGFETSAEVFAYWRSLRDNGLKIAASWTDAYFTDFTRYGGKYPIVLSYASSPAAELVDGVEGSKALRDECFRQTEFAGVLNKAKNPQGAKAIVDFLKADAFQSSLAWNMFVYPVADVELPAEFQTTGAPATSTIGENLDIQANRDKWLEDWSDVFDN from the coding sequence ATGAAAAAGATTGCGCTACTCGCAATATCAATCCTCACCCTTTCGGGATGCGCTAGCGAACCGATTGAAACCACAAAAGTGCGGCTTGCAACTCACGATTCCTTCGTGATGACCGATGAGCTGATTTCAGAATTTGAGGAAAGCACTGGATACGAACTCGAAATCGTGAAGGTCGGTGACACTGGCACCCTGACCAACCAGCTTGTGCTGACGAAAGATGCTCCGATTGCCGATGCCGTCTACGGCATTGACAACACCTTCCTGCCTGTAGCAACGGAGACTCAGCTGGCCGAGGAGTTTGCACCCATCAACTACGGTGATGTCTGCTTCAACTACGACGCTGAGTGGTTCGAGGCAAACAAGGTAACCACCCCGACCTCTTGGCGTGACCTTGGAAACGAGGAGTACAAGAACCTCACGGTCATCTCAAACCCAATCCTGTCTTCTCCCGGTATGGCATTTCTTGCCACAACTCACGCTGGCTTTGAAACAAGCGCTGAGGTCTTTGCCTACTGGAGATCCCTGCGGGATAACGGTCTGAAGATAGCCGCCTCCTGGACCGATGCTTACTTCACTGACTTCACTCGATACGGCGGAAAGTATCCGATCGTCCTCAGCTACGCGTCCTCGCCCGCGGCAGAACTAGTGGATGGTGTTGAGGGGTCCAAGGCGCTTCGAGATGAGTGCTTCCGGCAAACCGAGTTTGCCGGCGTCTTGAACAAGGCAAAGAACCCCCAAGGTGCGAAGGCGATTGTCGATTTCCTCAAGGCAGACGCCTTCCAGTCCTCACTGGCTTGGAACATGTTCGTCTACCCAGTCGCAGATGTTGAACTGCCCGCCGAATTCCAAACCACTGGAGCACCGGCGACCAGCACTATTGGAGAGAACCTCGACATTCAGGCCAACCGCGACAAGTGGCTAGAGGACTGGTCGGACGTCTTTGACAACTAG